A region from the Chrysoperla carnea chromosome 4, inChrCarn1.1, whole genome shotgun sequence genome encodes:
- the LOC123298819 gene encoding uncharacterized protein LOC123298819 produces MSIIIEHYGQWTNNNTLIDKRSTPIISRRRKNLHQATLRVAMVTRDNKSLAELYTYKTPNVNTIPKADFILTQVILEYFNCTGSYLFTDTFGGPAYTNTPPKGIFKLVLEKKADIGSSFLVMASRLNVKYIFPSSEIQAKIIFRRPRLSYVENLFTLTFAGSTWIAIAVLTLVIIILLAVRELTGGFAKK; encoded by the exons ATGTCAATTATAATTGAACATTATGGGCAATGGACCAATAATAATACACTTATTGATAAAAGAAGTACCCCGATTATATCACGCAGAAGGAAAAATTTACATCAAGCTACTCTTCGAGTAGCTATGGTTACGCGCGATAATAAAAGCCTAGCAGAACTGTACACCTACAA AACGCCTAATGTAAATACAATTCCTAAAGCCGATTTTATATTAACACAAGTTATTCTTGAATACTTCAACTGTACCGGTTCGTATCTGTTTACGGATACTTTTGGTGGACCTGCTTACACTAATACTCCACCAAAAGGAATATTTAAACTTGTATTAGAAAAAAAGGCTGATATAG GTTCCAGTTTTCTTGTAATGGCAAGTCgtttgaatgtaaaatatatatttccaaGTTCAGAAATCcaagcaaaaataatatttagacgACCACGATTatcttatgttgaaaatttatttactttaacttTTGCTGGTTCTACATGGATTGCAATTGCTGTACTTACATTGGTTATCATTATTTTACTGGCT GTCCGTGAATTAACCGGCGGTTttgcgaaaaaataa